One stretch of Serinicoccus hydrothermalis DNA includes these proteins:
- a CDS encoding S9 family peptidase, with the protein MTDETAPPRAARVDVVRSHHGEDVTDPYEWLRDKTDPDVITHLEAENAYTEARTGHLDGLRERIFTEIKDRVQQTDLSVPVRHRDWWYYSRTIEGEQYAVHGRVAVGDSPQRPELDPGAAPEGEQVLLDGNAEAQGEEFFSLGAFDVTPDGGRLAYAVDTTGDERFDLRVKDLETGEVLDEAVTGIGYGTAWSADGHHLFYTRVDDAWRPFQIWRHEVGSPAEADVLVHQEDDERFWMGVGSSRDDRHVLIWLGSKNTSETRILDAEEPTGSFRVVAPREEGVEYDVEPAGDRLWIVHNRDHRDFALAVAPVSSTSAQDWSTVVPGEDGVRLAGVEAFAGHLVLSLRREGLTQLHVLPLSGEGRPVGGGFQVPVDEPVYTIESGANPTYETDTLQVLVESMVTPRSVYDLDLGSGALELVKRQPVLGGYDPQDYQQHRLWATADDGTRVPISLVARRDLAPDGTHPGLLYGYGSYEVSADPHFSVSRLSYLDRGVVYAVAHVRGGGEMGRGWYEEGRMEHKTNTFTDFVACADHLVQSGWVAPDRLAAEGRSAGGLLMGAILNLAPERFRVVHAGVAFVDALTTILDPSLPLTVSEWEEWGNPVESAEIYALMRSYTPYENIRPVDYPAILATTGLNDTRVFYVEPAKWVARLRETVTSDPGERPILLKTEMVAGHGGRTGRYDAWRETAFEIAFVLDQLGATQVGPEQQAPVTS; encoded by the coding sequence GTGACCGATGAGACCGCCCCGCCCCGCGCCGCCCGCGTCGACGTCGTCCGCTCCCACCACGGCGAGGACGTCACCGACCCCTACGAGTGGCTCCGGGACAAGACCGACCCGGACGTCATCACCCACCTGGAGGCGGAGAACGCCTACACCGAGGCGCGCACCGGCCACCTGGACGGCCTGCGGGAGCGGATCTTCACCGAGATCAAGGACCGGGTCCAGCAGACCGACCTCTCGGTCCCCGTGCGCCACCGGGACTGGTGGTACTACTCCCGCACCATCGAGGGTGAGCAGTACGCCGTCCACGGACGCGTCGCGGTGGGCGACTCGCCGCAGCGTCCCGAGCTCGACCCCGGCGCCGCCCCGGAGGGGGAGCAGGTGCTGCTCGACGGCAACGCCGAGGCGCAGGGCGAGGAGTTCTTCAGCCTCGGGGCCTTCGACGTCACCCCGGACGGCGGGCGCCTCGCGTATGCCGTCGACACGACCGGTGACGAGCGCTTCGACCTGCGGGTCAAGGACCTGGAGACCGGCGAGGTCCTCGACGAGGCGGTGACCGGGATCGGCTACGGCACCGCCTGGAGCGCCGACGGGCACCACCTCTTCTACACGCGCGTGGACGACGCCTGGCGCCCCTTCCAGATCTGGCGGCACGAGGTCGGGTCGCCGGCCGAGGCGGACGTGCTCGTGCACCAGGAGGACGACGAGCGCTTCTGGATGGGCGTCGGGAGCTCGCGCGACGACCGGCACGTCCTCATCTGGCTCGGCAGCAAGAACACCTCGGAGACCCGCATCCTCGACGCCGAGGAGCCCACCGGGTCCTTCCGGGTCGTGGCGCCCCGCGAGGAGGGCGTGGAGTACGACGTCGAGCCCGCGGGGGACCGGCTGTGGATCGTGCACAACCGCGACCACCGCGACTTCGCGCTGGCCGTGGCGCCGGTCTCCAGCACCTCGGCGCAGGACTGGTCCACCGTCGTCCCGGGCGAGGACGGGGTGCGGCTGGCCGGGGTGGAGGCCTTCGCCGGCCACCTCGTCCTGTCGCTGCGCCGCGAGGGTCTCACCCAGCTGCACGTGCTGCCGCTGTCCGGTGAGGGTCGCCCCGTGGGCGGCGGCTTCCAGGTGCCGGTGGACGAGCCCGTCTACACCATCGAGTCCGGCGCCAACCCGACCTACGAGACCGACACCCTCCAGGTGCTCGTCGAGTCGATGGTGACGCCCCGCAGCGTCTACGACCTCGACCTCGGCAGCGGCGCCCTCGAGCTGGTCAAGCGCCAGCCGGTGCTCGGCGGCTACGACCCGCAGGACTACCAGCAGCACCGGCTCTGGGCCACCGCGGACGACGGCACCAGGGTGCCGATCTCCCTCGTCGCCCGGCGCGACCTCGCGCCCGACGGCACCCACCCGGGGCTGCTCTACGGCTACGGCTCCTACGAGGTCTCGGCCGACCCGCACTTCTCGGTCTCCCGCCTCTCCTACCTCGACCGCGGGGTCGTGTATGCCGTCGCGCACGTCCGCGGCGGCGGCGAGATGGGCCGCGGCTGGTACGAGGAGGGCCGCATGGAGCACAAGACCAACACCTTCACCGACTTCGTGGCGTGCGCCGACCACCTGGTGCAGAGCGGCTGGGTGGCGCCGGACCGGCTGGCGGCCGAGGGCCGCTCGGCCGGTGGTCTGCTCATGGGGGCGATCCTCAACCTGGCGCCCGAGCGGTTCCGCGTCGTGCACGCGGGCGTGGCCTTCGTGGACGCGCTCACGACGATCCTCGACCCCTCGCTGCCGCTGACCGTCAGCGAGTGGGAGGAGTGGGGCAACCCCGTCGAGTCGGCCGAGATCTACGCGCTCATGCGCTCCTACACGCCCTACGAGAACATCCGCCCGGTCGACTACCCGGCGATCCTGGCCACCACCGGGCTCAACGACACCCGGGTCTTCTACGTCGAGCCCGCGAAGTGGGTGGCCCGGCTGCGCGAGACGGTGACCAGCGACCCGGGGGAGCGGCCGATCCTGCTCAAGACCGAGATGGTGGCCGGCCACGGCGGCCGGACCGGCCGTTACGACGCGTGGCGGGAGACCGCCTTCGAGATCGCCTTCGTGCTCGACCAGCTCGGCGCCACGCAGGTCGGCCCGGAGCAGCAGGCCCCGGTCACGAGCTGA